In Serratia liquefaciens ATCC 27592, the genomic stretch GATATCGTGAGCCTGTGCCACGCTGGCGCTGGCAGGTACGGCCAGATCCAGACTGATCGACATGCGTTCCGGCAGCTGTTGCAGGGCCAAATTTTGCACCACCGCTCCGTGGTTGGCGGCGATCACCCGGATACGGGTCGCCATGTCTTCGTCGCTGCGGGTTTGCGGGTTGGCAATCACCGTGGCTTCGGCATTGGCATATTGCCGTTCCAGACGTTCGGCAATCGACTTTTTCAGCGCGTTGATACGCTCCAGCGGCAAGGTGCGACACACGGCGACGGTGACCTCAATGAACAACATGGCACCGGCGTTGCGGATGCGAATATTCTCGGTGGCCAGTATTGCGGGGAAACTCTGGAGCAAGGCATCGATTTCTTCCTTGGCACCGGCAGGCGCGGTATCCATCAGCGAATCGAATGAACGTTTCCCCAGTTTCACCGCCGCGACCACAATAAAACAGGCTACGATCAACGCCGCGATGGCGTCTGCACGGTTGAAGCCGAGCATGACGAACACCATGCCCAACAGCACCACGGCGGAAGCCAACATATCTGAGAAGAAATGCAGCGCATCGGCCTCCAACGCCGCACTGTCAGTGGCCTTTGCCACGCGATTCAGCGCCCTGACGCGGAAAAAATCGACCACAATCGAGATCAACAGCACCGCAATGACCACAGGGGCAGCGACAATTTCATGCGCCTCCCCAAGCAGGCTTTTGCCAGCCTCGTAAACAATCCAGCCGGCAGCCCCTAACAGCAACAGTACTTCAAACAGCGC encodes the following:
- a CDS encoding cation diffusion facilitator family transporter produces the protein MQNEKQSVARNSMIASGLLATGKFIAGIFTGSIGLISEGIHSFTDFIATSITWLAVRISDKPADDDHHFGHGKVENLAALFEVLLLLGAAGWIVYEAGKSLLGEAHEIVAAPVVIAVLLISIVVDFFRVRALNRVAKATDSAALEADALHFFSDMLASAVVLLGMVFVMLGFNRADAIAALIVACFIVVAAVKLGKRSFDSLMDTAPAGAKEEIDALLQSFPAILATENIRIRNAGAMLFIEVTVAVCRTLPLERINALKKSIAERLERQYANAEATVIANPQTRSDEDMATRIRVIAANHGAVVQNLALQQLPERMSISLDLAVPASASVAQAHDIASEIETLLREAIGEETEIETHLEPQTHHWIASEDVAPEELAHIRQILHVAVENGEMVQDVHNIRARKTANGIIVNFHCRVSPAASIVSAHAAVDSIERQLRALYPSISRAVGHVEPIKPKPGI